In Rhizobium sp. WSM4643, the following are encoded in one genomic region:
- a CDS encoding CarD family transcriptional regulator, translating into MTTQQKKPSTARHGFKTGESIVYPAHGVGTITAIEEQEVAGMKLELFVIDFEKDKMRLKVPVAKAMSIGMRKLSETDFVERALKVVQGKARVKRTMWSRRAQEYDAKINSGDLISIAEVVRDLYRAENQPEQSYSERQLYEAALDRMAREIAAVNKMSETEAVRLVETNLNKGPKRGKAIEEDDSQDEAA; encoded by the coding sequence ATGACGACTCAGCAGAAAAAGCCTTCTACAGCACGTCACGGCTTCAAGACCGGTGAATCGATTGTCTACCCCGCTCATGGCGTCGGTACCATCACCGCTATCGAAGAGCAAGAAGTTGCCGGCATGAAGCTCGAACTTTTCGTTATCGATTTCGAGAAGGACAAGATGCGTCTGAAGGTTCCGGTCGCCAAGGCCATGAGCATCGGTATGCGCAAGCTTTCGGAAACGGATTTCGTCGAGCGTGCTTTGAAGGTTGTGCAGGGCAAGGCACGCGTCAAGCGTACCATGTGGTCCCGCCGCGCCCAGGAATATGATGCGAAGATCAATTCCGGCGACCTGATTTCCATCGCTGAAGTCGTGCGCGATCTCTATCGTGCCGAGAACCAGCCCGAGCAGTCCTATTCCGAGCGCCAGCTTTATGAGGCTGCCCTTGATCGCATGGCGCGCGAAATCGCCGCCGTCAACAAGATGTCGGAAACAGAAGCCGTCCGCCTCGTTGAGACCAATCTCAACAAGGGTCCGAAGCGGGGCAAGGCGATCGAAGAAGACGATTCACAGGACGAAGCCGCATAA
- the fdxA gene encoding ferredoxin FdxA, protein MTYVVTDNCIKCKYTDCVEVCPVDCFYEGENFLVIHPDECIDCGVCEPECPAEAIKPDTEPGLDKWLKINTEYATIWPNITIKKDPLPEAKEMDGETGKFEKYFSDKPGSGD, encoded by the coding sequence ATGACCTATGTCGTGACCGACAATTGCATCAAGTGCAAATACACCGACTGCGTGGAAGTCTGCCCTGTCGACTGCTTTTATGAAGGCGAGAATTTCCTCGTCATCCATCCTGACGAATGCATCGATTGCGGCGTCTGCGAACCGGAATGTCCCGCCGAGGCGATCAAGCCCGATACTGAGCCGGGCCTCGACAAATGGCTGAAGATCAACACCGAATATGCCACGATCTGGCCGAATATCACGATCAAGAAGGACCCGTTGCCCGAGGCCAAGGAAATGGATGGCGAGACCGGAAAATTCGAGAAGTATTTCTCCGACAAGCCCGGTTCCGGCGATTGA
- a CDS encoding RNA-binding S4 domain-containing protein: MSGETQPTSGSRQRIDKWLFFARMVKSRSLAQSHIQSGHVRINGERCSHPSQMVKPGDRIELTLERRDVVLVMRLAGERRGPYEEARLLYDDQSPPPDEAKRLTPYEQAIRATGAGRPTKKERRAIDRLMSDED; this comes from the coding sequence ATGAGCGGGGAGACACAGCCGACAAGCGGTTCGCGCCAGCGCATCGACAAGTGGCTGTTCTTCGCGCGCATGGTGAAGTCGCGCTCGCTGGCGCAGAGCCATATCCAATCGGGCCATGTGCGCATCAACGGCGAGCGCTGCAGCCATCCGAGCCAGATGGTCAAGCCGGGCGACCGTATCGAGCTGACGCTGGAGCGGCGCGATGTCGTTCTCGTCATGCGCCTTGCCGGCGAGCGGCGCGGTCCTTACGAGGAGGCGCGCCTGCTCTACGACGACCAATCCCCGCCGCCGGATGAGGCAAAACGTCTCACACCCTACGAGCAGGCGATCCGGGCGACCGGCGCCGGCCGTCCGACCAAAAAGGAAAGACGTGCAATCGACAGGCTGATGTCGGACGAGGATTAG
- a CDS encoding helicase-related protein → MTLTSQPMILSGRGVTAVLGPTNTGKTHYAIERMVAHGTGVIGLPLRLLAREVYTRVVEKVGVQNVALVTGEEKISPPNARFSVCTVEAMPRETRAAFVAIDEVQLAGDLERGHIFTDRILHLRGREETLLLGAATMRPILQQLLPGITIVERPRLSHLFYAGQKKITRLPQRSAIVAFSADEVYAIAELIRRQRGGAAVVLGALSPRTRNAQVALYQAGDVEYLVATDAIGMGLNLDVDHVAFAQDRKFDGYQFRNLNPGELGQVAGRAGRHVRDGTFGVTGQVSPFDDELVQRIEGHEFDNVKVLQWRTTEMDFSSIASLRASLEVGPRVPGLTRALPAVDQQALEQLSRYPEVIDLADRPARVEKLWEACALPDYRRITPAQHADLISTLFSDLVRYGTVNEQFLAEQVHRSDRTDGEIDTLSARIAQIRTWTYVSNRPGWLADPTHWQEKTREIEDRLSDALHERLTKRFVDRRTSVLMKRLRENAMLEAEISVNGDVFVEGHHVGQLSGFRFTPVAGTDGPDAKAVQAASQKALGLEFEARAARMHAAGNSDLVIGSDGLIRWLGDPVARLSGSDHIMRPRVILLADEQLTGNARDHVAARIERFVNHHISTVLKPLDDLSRAEDLQGLAKGLAFQLVENLGVLFRRDVTEEVKSLDQEARASMRRYGVRFGAYHIFVPALLKPAPAELITLLWALKNDGLDKPGYGDLIPVLAAGRTSVVTDPSFERMFYKLAGFRFLGKRAVRIDILERLADIIRPLLQWKPGQNNRPEGAYDGRRFTTTTAMLSILGATLEDMEEILKGLGYRADAVKAEEASAHLATQDAASAPAASAQAPAEETAEKADHDDADGAAEETAAEPPATEAASAVADAPVAEGLEIAAPAEPIETSAPAEASAAGETSAPAEAVSASDEAVPASGEAGEPAEPKPVLLWRLGGRNDNQRQARGGHGERRGGQGEQRGQSQERGDRNRRPGGGEGGEGNRGGDGRDNNRQNRGKDGAGRDGGRPQQARGDRNNQPRGDQPRGDRQDRGDRKDRGERNDRNDRNNNRSGSQPLRFEAKPPRKEKPIDPDSPFAKLAALKEQMKK, encoded by the coding sequence ATGACTCTGACTTCGCAGCCGATGATTCTGAGCGGGCGCGGTGTGACCGCGGTGCTCGGGCCGACCAATACCGGCAAGACCCATTATGCCATCGAGCGCATGGTCGCGCACGGAACGGGCGTGATCGGCCTGCCGCTCCGGCTGCTGGCGCGCGAGGTCTATACGCGGGTGGTGGAGAAGGTCGGCGTACAGAATGTGGCCCTGGTCACCGGCGAGGAAAAGATTTCGCCGCCCAATGCGCGTTTTTCCGTCTGCACTGTCGAGGCGATGCCGCGAGAGACCAGAGCCGCCTTCGTCGCGATCGATGAGGTGCAACTCGCCGGCGATCTCGAGCGTGGCCATATCTTCACCGACCGCATCCTGCATCTTCGCGGCCGCGAGGAAACGCTGTTGCTCGGCGCGGCGACAATGCGGCCGATCCTGCAGCAGCTCCTGCCCGGCATCACAATCGTCGAGCGGCCGCGGCTTTCGCATCTTTTCTATGCCGGGCAGAAGAAGATCACCCGGCTGCCGCAGCGCTCGGCCATCGTCGCCTTCTCCGCCGACGAGGTCTATGCCATCGCCGAGCTCATTCGCCGGCAGCGCGGCGGCGCGGCGGTCGTGCTCGGTGCGCTCAGCCCGCGCACCCGCAATGCGCAGGTGGCGCTCTATCAGGCGGGCGACGTCGAATACCTGGTGGCGACCGATGCGATCGGCATGGGCCTCAACCTCGATGTCGATCACGTCGCCTTTGCCCAGGACCGGAAATTCGACGGTTACCAGTTCCGCAATCTCAATCCGGGCGAACTCGGCCAGGTCGCTGGCCGCGCCGGGCGGCACGTGCGAGACGGGACCTTCGGCGTCACCGGACAAGTCTCGCCTTTTGACGACGAGCTGGTGCAGCGCATCGAAGGACACGAGTTCGATAACGTCAAGGTTTTGCAGTGGCGGACGACGGAGATGGACTTCTCCTCAATCGCGTCGCTGCGCGCCAGCCTTGAGGTCGGGCCGCGCGTGCCGGGGCTGACGCGGGCGCTGCCTGCGGTCGACCAGCAGGCGCTGGAGCAGCTTTCGCGTTATCCCGAGGTCATCGATCTCGCCGACAGGCCGGCGCGCGTCGAAAAACTCTGGGAGGCTTGCGCGCTTCCCGACTATCGGCGTATCACCCCAGCACAACATGCCGATCTTATCTCGACCCTCTTTTCCGATCTCGTCCGCTATGGCACGGTGAACGAGCAGTTTCTTGCGGAGCAGGTTCATCGCTCCGATCGAACAGATGGCGAAATTGACACGCTTTCGGCGCGAATCGCGCAGATAAGGACCTGGACCTACGTTTCGAATCGGCCCGGTTGGCTTGCCGATCCGACACACTGGCAGGAAAAGACGCGGGAAATCGAAGATCGATTGTCCGACGCGTTACATGAAAGGTTGACGAAACGCTTTGTTGATCGCAGGACATCTGTGCTCATGAAGCGCCTGAGAGAGAATGCGATGCTGGAAGCTGAAATCAGTGTGAATGGCGATGTCTTCGTTGAAGGACATCATGTAGGGCAGTTGAGCGGATTCCGTTTCACGCCGGTGGCGGGAACGGACGGGCCGGATGCCAAGGCGGTTCAGGCTGCGTCGCAGAAGGCGCTCGGGCTCGAGTTCGAAGCCCGCGCGGCCCGGATGCATGCCGCCGGTAACAGCGATCTGGTGATCGGTTCGGATGGGTTGATCCGTTGGCTGGGCGACCCGGTGGCGCGGCTTTCGGGCAGCGATCACATCATGCGTCCGCGCGTGATCCTGCTGGCCGACGAGCAATTGACGGGCAATGCCCGCGATCACGTTGCCGCGCGCATCGAGCGCTTCGTCAATCATCATATCAGCACGGTGCTGAAGCCGCTCGACGATCTGTCGCGCGCCGAGGACCTGCAAGGGCTCGCCAAGGGGCTTGCCTTCCAGCTCGTCGAGAATCTCGGGGTGCTGTTCCGCCGCGACGTGACCGAGGAGGTGAAGTCGCTGGACCAGGAAGCCCGCGCCTCCATGCGCCGCTACGGCGTGCGTTTCGGCGCCTATCATATCTTCGTTCCGGCCCTTCTGAAGCCGGCGCCGGCCGAACTCATCACGCTGCTCTGGGCGCTGAAGAACGACGGTTTGGACAAGCCGGGCTACGGCGATCTCATTCCCGTGCTTGCCGCCGGCCGCACCTCCGTCGTCACCGATCCGAGCTTCGAGCGGATGTTCTACAAGCTCGCCGGCTTCCGTTTCCTCGGCAAGCGTGCCGTGCGTATCGACATCCTGGAACGGCTTGCCGATATCATCCGTCCGCTGCTGCAATGGAAGCCCGGTCAGAACAACCGTCCGGAGGGCGCCTATGACGGCCGCCGCTTCACGACGACGACGGCGATGCTGTCGATCCTCGGTGCGACACTCGAGGACATGGAAGAAATCCTCAAGGGTCTCGGCTATCGCGCCGATGCCGTGAAGGCGGAAGAAGCGTCGGCACATCTTGCGACGCAGGATGCAGCCTCAGCGCCCGCCGCCAGCGCGCAAGCGCCCGCGGAAGAAACAGCCGAAAAGGCCGACCACGACGATGCCGACGGCGCGGCAGAAGAGACTGCTGCCGAGCCCCCCGCAACCGAGGCGGCTTCGGCAGTCGCCGACGCGCCCGTGGCGGAAGGGTTGGAAATCGCCGCTCCGGCCGAACCGATCGAGACATCCGCTCCTGCGGAAGCCTCAGCTGCCGGGGAAACCTCGGCTCCTGCGGAAGCGGTATCGGCTTCCGATGAAGCAGTACCTGCTTCCGGGGAAGCCGGCGAGCCGGCGGAACCGAAGCCGGTTCTTCTGTGGCGTCTTGGCGGTCGCAACGACAATCAGCGCCAGGCGCGTGGCGGGCATGGCGAACGCCGTGGCGGCCAGGGCGAGCAGCGCGGTCAAAGCCAGGAGCGCGGCGACCGCAATCGCCGGCCGGGCGGCGGTGAAGGCGGCGAGGGCAATCGCGGTGGCGACGGCCGCGACAACAATCGCCAGAACCGCGGCAAGGACGGCGCCGGTCGCGATGGCGGCCGACCGCAGCAGGCAAGAGGCGACCGCAACAATCAACCACGGGGCGACCAGCCGCGCGGCGACCGGCAGGATCGTGGCGATCGCAAGGATCGCGGCGAGCGTAACGATCGTAACGACCGCAACAACAATCGCAGCGGCTCGCAGCCGCTGCGCTTCGAGGCCAAGCCACCGCGCAAGGAGAAGCCGATCGATCCGGATTCGCCTTTCGCCAAGCTTGCAGCTCTCAAGGAGCAGATGAAGAAGTAA
- a CDS encoding DUF3309 family protein: MLGTILLIILILLLIGALPNWGYSRGWGYGPSGGLGLVLVIIIILVLMGRI, from the coding sequence ATGCTTGGCACAATACTTCTTATTATCCTCATTCTGCTCTTGATCGGAGCCCTGCCGAATTGGGGTTATAGCCGTGGCTGGGGCTATGGACCTTCCGGCGGTTTGGGGCTAGTTCTCGTGATTATCATTATCCTTGTACTAATGGGCCGCATCTAA
- a CDS encoding YMGG-like glycine zipper-containing protein, which produces MMKKIVLIGALVGALASCTPTEQGTAIGAGTGAVIGGAVTNSWGGAAVGAVAGGLTGALIGQSVERRGYCVYRDRYGRRYEARCRY; this is translated from the coding sequence ATGATGAAGAAGATTGTTCTTATTGGTGCCCTCGTCGGCGCCTTGGCATCCTGCACACCAACCGAGCAAGGTACGGCGATCGGCGCCGGCACCGGCGCGGTTATCGGCGGTGCCGTTACCAATAGCTGGGGTGGTGCCGCCGTCGGCGCCGTTGCCGGCGGCCTGACCGGCGCTCTGATCGGCCAGTCGGTCGAACGCCGCGGCTACTGCGTCTATCGCGACCGCTACGGCCGCCGCTACGAGGCTCGTTGCCGCTACTGA
- a CDS encoding beta-ketoacyl-ACP reductase, translating into MSRVALVTGGTRGIGAAISMALKNAGYRVAASYAGNDEKAKAFHDVTGVPVFKWDVSDYLACGEGIARVESEIGPVEILVNNAGITRDAMFHKMTQQQWHEVINTNLTGLFNMTHQVWTGMRDRSFGRIVNISSINGQKGQMGQVNYSAAKAGDLGFTKALAQEGANKNITVNAICPGYIGTEMVLAVPEKVLNERIIPQIPVGRLGEPEEIARCVTFLVSDDAGFITGSTLTANGGQFFA; encoded by the coding sequence ATGAGCAGAGTGGCTTTGGTCACCGGGGGCACACGCGGCATCGGCGCGGCAATATCCATGGCACTGAAAAATGCCGGATACAGGGTCGCTGCCAGCTATGCCGGCAACGACGAGAAGGCCAAAGCCTTCCACGACGTTACCGGCGTTCCGGTGTTCAAATGGGATGTTTCGGATTACCTCGCCTGCGGCGAGGGAATTGCCAGGGTCGAAAGCGAGATCGGTCCGGTCGAAATCCTCGTCAACAATGCCGGCATCACCCGCGACGCGATGTTCCACAAGATGACGCAGCAGCAGTGGCACGAGGTGATCAATACGAACCTCACCGGCCTGTTCAACATGACGCATCAGGTCTGGACCGGCATGCGTGACCGAAGCTTCGGCCGTATCGTCAATATCTCGTCGATCAACGGGCAGAAGGGCCAGATGGGCCAGGTGAACTATTCGGCGGCCAAGGCGGGCGATCTCGGTTTCACCAAGGCGCTGGCCCAGGAAGGGGCGAACAAGAACATCACCGTCAACGCCATTTGCCCCGGTTACATCGGAACGGAAATGGTCCTTGCCGTGCCGGAGAAGGTGCTGAACGAACGCATCATTCCGCAGATTCCCGTCGGCCGTCTCGGCGAACCGGAAGAGATCGCGCGCTGCGTCACCTTCCTCGTCTCCGACGATGCCGGTTTCATCACCGGTTCGACGCTGACGGCCAATGGCGGACAGTTCTTCGCCTAG
- a CDS encoding acetyl-CoA C-acetyltransferase produces MSNPSIVIASAGRTAVGAFNGAFATVLAHELGAAVVKGALERAGVDPGEVDEVILGQVLSAGEGQNPARQAAMKAGIPKEATAWGVNQLCGSGLRAVALGMQQIATGDAKIIVAGGQESMSMAPHAAHLRGGVKMGDMKMIDTMIKDGLTDAFHGYHMGITAENVARQWQLSRDDQDQFAVSSQNKAEAAQKAGRFVDEIIPYVITTRKGDVTVDADEYIRHGATLEAMGKLRPAFDKDGTVTAANASGLNDGAAAAVLMSEAEAVRRGIQPLARIVSWATAGVDPQIMGTGPIPASRKALEKAGWSVKDLDLVEANEAFAAQACAVTKDLGWDPSIVNVNGGAIAIGHPIGASGARILNTLLFEMKRRGAKKGLATLCIGGGMGVAMCFEAL; encoded by the coding sequence ATGAGCAATCCATCCATCGTCATCGCCAGTGCAGGGCGAACAGCAGTCGGCGCCTTCAACGGCGCTTTCGCGACAGTCCTCGCGCATGAGCTCGGGGCGGCCGTCGTCAAGGGCGCTCTCGAGCGCGCCGGCGTCGATCCCGGCGAGGTGGACGAGGTGATCCTCGGCCAGGTGCTTTCCGCCGGCGAGGGCCAGAACCCGGCCCGCCAGGCGGCGATGAAGGCCGGCATTCCGAAGGAAGCGACGGCTTGGGGCGTCAATCAGCTCTGCGGCTCGGGCCTGCGCGCGGTGGCGCTTGGCATGCAGCAGATCGCCACCGGCGACGCCAAGATCATCGTTGCCGGCGGCCAGGAATCCATGTCGATGGCGCCGCATGCCGCGCACTTACGCGGCGGCGTCAAGATGGGCGACATGAAGATGATCGACACGATGATCAAGGACGGCTTGACCGACGCTTTCCACGGCTACCACATGGGCATCACCGCCGAGAATGTTGCGCGCCAGTGGCAGCTTTCGCGCGACGACCAGGATCAGTTCGCCGTCAGTTCGCAGAACAAGGCGGAGGCAGCGCAGAAAGCCGGTCGCTTTGTCGACGAGATCATCCCCTACGTCATCACGACACGTAAGGGCGACGTTACGGTCGATGCCGACGAATATATCCGTCACGGCGCCACGCTGGAGGCGATGGGGAAATTGCGCCCGGCTTTCGACAAGGACGGCACGGTCACCGCCGCGAACGCGTCCGGCCTCAACGATGGTGCCGCTGCGGCGGTGCTGATGAGCGAAGCGGAGGCGGTCCGGCGCGGCATCCAGCCGCTCGCCCGCATCGTTTCCTGGGCAACGGCGGGTGTCGATCCGCAGATCATGGGCACCGGACCAATCCCGGCCTCGCGCAAGGCGCTCGAGAAGGCCGGCTGGTCGGTGAAGGATCTCGATCTCGTCGAAGCCAACGAGGCCTTCGCGGCGCAAGCCTGCGCCGTCACCAAGGATCTCGGGTGGGATCCGTCGATCGTCAACGTCAATGGCGGGGCGATTGCGATCGGCCATCCGATCGGCGCCTCCGGCGCGCGCATTCTCAACACGCTGCTGTTCGAAATGAAGCGCCGCGGCGCGAAGAAAGGTCTCGCCACGCTTTGCATCGGCGGTGGCATGGGTGTGGCCATGTGCTTTGAGGCGCTTTAA
- the phaR gene encoding polyhydroxyalkanoate synthesis repressor PhaR gives MAKHEGQIVIKKYANRRLYNTGTSTYVTLEDLAEMVKKGEEFTVQDAKSGDDITHSVLTQIIFEQESKTGNTLLPISFLRQLITYYGDQMQMVVPSFLEHSMRSFTEQQAQMREQVTRAFGETPLGKNLQLPMQMVEDHVRRNTELFQQAMQMFSPFMTPPAKESRKAEAKDIDELKEQLRALQNKLDNL, from the coding sequence ATGGCGAAGCATGAGGGTCAGATCGTTATCAAGAAATACGCCAATCGCCGCCTATACAACACGGGCACCAGCACCTACGTGACGCTGGAAGACCTGGCGGAGATGGTGAAGAAGGGCGAAGAATTTACCGTACAGGATGCAAAAAGCGGAGATGACATCACCCATTCGGTGCTGACCCAGATCATCTTCGAACAGGAATCGAAGACCGGCAACACGTTGCTCCCGATCTCCTTCCTGCGCCAGCTCATCACCTATTACGGCGATCAGATGCAGATGGTCGTGCCGAGCTTTCTCGAACATTCGATGCGCTCCTTCACCGAACAGCAGGCCCAGATGCGCGAGCAGGTGACCCGCGCCTTCGGCGAAACGCCGCTCGGCAAGAACCTGCAGTTGCCGATGCAGATGGTCGAGGACCATGTTCGCCGCAACACCGAGCTGTTTCAGCAGGCGATGCAGATGTTCTCGCCCTTCATGACGCCGCCCGCCAAGGAAAGCCGCAAGGCCGAGGCCAAGGATATCGACGAGTTGAAGGAACAACTCCGCGCTCTTCAGAACAAGCTCGACAACCTATAA
- the rpmF gene encoding 50S ribosomal protein L32 yields the protein MAVPKRKTSPSKRGMRRSADALKAPTYVEDKNSGELRRPHHIDLKTGMYRGRQVLTPKESA from the coding sequence ATGGCTGTACCGAAGAGAAAAACAAGCCCGTCCAAGCGCGGTATGCGCCGTTCGGCAGACGCCCTGAAGGCTCCGACTTACGTCGAAGACAAGAACTCCGGCGAACTGCGTCGCCCGCATCATATCGACCTGAAGACCGGTATGTATCGCGGCCGCCAGGTTCTGACGCCGAAGGAAAGCGCATAA
- a CDS encoding glutathione S-transferase family protein: MDKPTLYIANKNYSSWSFRPWMALTAAGIDFEEVLIPFDDAGGNPNIKAISPTGRVPLLKHGALKIWESLAIIEYVAELYPDAGLLPRDRAERALARSVSMEMLSSFRALRSACPMNIRRPKGKIALPDGVDADTSRIETIWRDLLQQSGGPFLFGAFSGADAMFAPVVNRFDIYDLVSRNDILAYMETMKAHPAWRKWEEAARAEPWIVPEDEV; this comes from the coding sequence ATGGACAAACCGACGCTTTACATCGCCAACAAGAACTATTCCTCCTGGTCGTTCCGGCCGTGGATGGCGCTGACGGCTGCCGGAATCGATTTCGAGGAAGTCCTGATCCCGTTCGACGATGCGGGTGGCAATCCCAATATCAAGGCGATTTCGCCGACCGGGCGGGTGCCGCTTCTCAAGCACGGCGCATTGAAGATCTGGGAATCGCTGGCGATCATCGAATATGTCGCCGAACTTTATCCGGACGCCGGCCTTCTGCCGAGGGATCGGGCCGAGCGGGCGCTCGCCCGATCGGTTTCGATGGAAATGCTCTCGAGCTTCCGGGCGCTGCGCAGCGCCTGCCCGATGAATATCCGCCGGCCAAAGGGCAAGATCGCGTTGCCGGATGGTGTCGACGCCGACACCAGCCGCATCGAGACGATCTGGCGCGACCTCCTGCAGCAATCCGGCGGACCGTTTCTGTTTGGCGCGTTCAGCGGGGCGGATGCGATGTTTGCACCTGTCGTCAACCGGTTCGACATCTATGATCTCGTCAGCCGAAACGACATCCTGGCCTATATGGAGACCATGAAGGCGCATCCGGCCTGGCGAAAATGGGAAGAGGCGGCCCGCGCCGAGCCGTGGATCGTACCGGAGGACGAAGTCTGA
- a CDS encoding DUF1868 domain-containing protein has product MTITTFSPELLFYSKAHNPTPPAHLGSRYGKHGGFLPEAGNTIVCHLEKGSQTQTALIEAREKYLAMTEAPQFLFTPISSIHMTLFEGVIETRRRQDYWPSDLPLDTPIDDMTALMAARLEGFSMFDPFKVAIVEARPSGLLVDGATANDRKIMRAWRSALADLLGYRQPNHEDYKFHITFAYAIERLEDEALPRWQAMLDDVADDIRRKAVVFELTPPAFCVFEDMNHFHELLIFDFEA; this is encoded by the coding sequence ATGACCATCACGACATTTTCGCCGGAGCTTCTCTTTTATTCGAAGGCGCATAATCCGACCCCGCCCGCCCATCTCGGCAGCCGTTATGGCAAGCACGGCGGCTTTCTGCCGGAAGCCGGCAACACCATCGTCTGTCATCTCGAGAAGGGCTCGCAGACGCAGACGGCGCTGATCGAAGCGCGTGAAAAATATCTGGCGATGACCGAGGCCCCGCAGTTCCTCTTCACGCCGATATCAAGCATTCACATGACGCTTTTCGAAGGTGTCATCGAGACCAGGCGCCGGCAGGATTACTGGCCAAGCGATCTCCCTCTCGATACGCCCATCGACGACATGACCGCGCTGATGGCGGCAAGGCTGGAAGGTTTCTCGATGTTTGACCCCTTCAAGGTCGCCATCGTCGAAGCGCGTCCGTCGGGCCTGCTCGTCGACGGGGCGACGGCGAACGACCGCAAGATCATGCGCGCCTGGCGCAGCGCACTGGCCGATCTTCTCGGCTATCGCCAGCCGAACCATGAGGACTATAAGTTCCATATAACCTTCGCCTATGCGATCGAACGGCTGGAGGATGAAGCCTTGCCGCGCTGGCAGGCGATGCTCGATGATGTGGCCGACGATATCCGCCGCAAGGCGGTTGTTTTCGAGCTGACACCGCCGGCATTCTGCGTGTTCGAGGATATGAACCATTTCCACGAATTGCTGATCTTCGATTTCGAAGCCTGA
- the mtgA gene encoding monofunctional biosynthetic peptidoglycan transglycosylase, which translates to MDIAPEREDSVDMPARRRWFEDRRVLKRIVVAMLIVLILPYALIFFYLLPFIHPVSTLMLRDLVLLRGYDRQWVSLDKIAPVAVQSVMMSEDGQYCFHGGVDWAEMRMLVEDTLKGQATRGGSTIPMQTAKNLFLWNGRSFVRKGLELPLAVTTDFVLSKRRLMEIYLNIAEWGPGIYGIEAAAQHHFKVPASKLTRRQASLLAVSLPNPIDRNAGKPGRGLRRLAGVIERRGQGSGDYIRCIYD; encoded by the coding sequence TTGGATATAGCGCCAGAGAGAGAGGACAGCGTCGACATGCCGGCTCGTCGGCGATGGTTCGAAGACCGGCGTGTGTTGAAACGCATCGTTGTTGCCATGCTGATCGTGCTGATCCTTCCCTATGCGTTGATCTTTTTCTATCTGTTGCCCTTCATTCACCCCGTCTCGACGCTGATGCTGCGCGATCTCGTGCTGCTGCGTGGTTACGACAGGCAATGGGTATCGCTTGATAAAATCGCCCCAGTTGCGGTGCAGTCGGTGATGATGTCGGAGGACGGGCAGTATTGCTTTCACGGCGGCGTCGACTGGGCGGAAATGCGCATGCTGGTCGAGGATACGCTGAAAGGTCAGGCGACGCGCGGCGGCAGTACCATCCCAATGCAGACGGCGAAGAACCTCTTCCTCTGGAACGGCCGCTCCTTCGTGCGCAAGGGGCTGGAACTTCCGCTCGCGGTGACCACGGATTTCGTCTTGTCGAAACGACGGCTGATGGAAATTTATCTCAACATTGCCGAATGGGGTCCCGGCATCTACGGCATCGAAGCGGCGGCCCAGCATCATTTCAAGGTGCCCGCCTCGAAGCTCACGCGGCGCCAGGCATCGCTGCTTGCCGTCTCGCTGCCAAACCCGATCGACCGCAATGCCGGCAAGCCCGGACGAGGCCTTCGCCGGCTCGCGGGCGTCATCGAGAGACGCGGGCAAGGTTCGGGCGATTACATCAGGTGCATCTATGATTGA